TGACTGATGAATCTGTTTCTCCAAATAATACGTATGTATATCAAATAAAAGCTATTTCCAACAAGGGAAATCACTCTAAATTGAAAAAAAAGGAAATAAAGTTTTGAGAAAATAAACCTTATTCTGTTATACAAAATTGTAACAATGAATGATGTAAAAAAGAATGAAACTATGACCAATGTATATAAAATGCCCCTAACTATTAACTATAAGAGTATCATGTCAATGCTAGTTTTTGTAATGATGTGTGCTGGTATATTTGCTCAGGCTGGTGATACTACAACAGAGAAAACAAAAATAGTAGTAGAGGAATTTATTCGTGGACTGGGATTTGATCCTCGTACAGATCAGATAAGTGTTTTTGCTGTGTACGAAGACCCTACCAAAGGATATGTTATACCTGACTTTGGAGGCAAGCCTGCAACAAATGGCCAACAGTTTATTTTTTGGAGTAAATTTTTCTATTATGACGTTTTTAAATATCCCTTTAATACAGCACCCAATAATCCGTTACAAAAAGATTATATATCGTTTGGCGATTTTAATGAGGGTGTTCAGAAATCTATTAGTCATAATCAATCTAGAGTTGCTCCTTTTAATCAATATTTGCAACGAGAATATTACTTTGAGCATAAAGTAAAAGAAATCCGTATTCATTTTAATTATAGAAAAAAAAAGAACAGTAGTGATAGACATGAGGAAGTATATTCTTTTCCTGTTGGTGGGGTAGATCCATGTCAACCACAAACGATCAATACAGGAATTGTTAATGGTAGCCTCCCTGTGGGGCGTGATATAAACCCCCAAAGTATTAATTTTAGATTTAGAGTAATTCCTTTGCCGGGTATAACAAGAGGAGGCTCTGGTGTTAATATAGCAGGATTTAATGATCCAATGAGAGTCAATGCCACTGGTCCTCATCACCCCAATGTATACCATTGGAAATATAGAATAGAAGGAGAAGGAGGGTCAAACATACGGCCAATAGCAAACGCTTTCAGACAAGGAGATTTTGCTAATGGTAATCTTGGTTTTGTTAATAAAACCAATTATCTATGGATCGACATTCCTACTGCTCCTAATAGATCGATATTTGACTTAAGACCAAGTGATTTTTTAGGAGGACTCGGTAATGAAGATACCTTTTTGGATAAAACCATTATCATAGGAGCATTTTCAAGGAATGGATGTGATAGTCATACCGTACATCATAATTTTACATCATTTAGGATCGTTAGGTCTGCACCCTATTTTCAAATTGAAAGGAATACACCTGTAACTTGTAAAGGTGGAAGTGATGGTGAAGTATCCATTAATTTTACTCCATTTAAGTCTGGTGATCAATTAAATTTCACACTACATAAAAAACTTGCCAGTGGTATTTATGATACTGGTGTAGCGTATTCAAATATAACCCCTACAGGAACAGTATCCAGTATGACGTTTTCTAATCTCCCGGCAGGGGATTATAAATTCGATAACCTTATAGGGAAGTATATACGAGGTGGGGTTCTTCAGAATTTTTATACAGATGGAGAATTCCATACATTAGAATTTACCGTAAGGGAACCAGATGCAGTTGCTTTTGCAAGGGAACCAGCCGATGATAAAACAGATGTTTGGTGTTTTGATGGGGCTGATGGTGAGATTTTATTAACTGCTACAGGAGGTGTAGGTGGATATCAATATCTTTTGAGAAAAGAAAGCGACACTTTTGGAACCAATTGGATCTCATTTGCTTCGGGAACAACACATTCTATTACAGGATTAGAGATTGATACGTATTATATAAAATTGAGGGATAGAAATGGTTGTATTTCAAAAGATACTTTAAATAATGATCTAGTGAAACAGGTAATGATAGATAAGCCTGATGCCCCGGTCGATGTTGAGGTAGAACTTATTAACGAACCAAGAGCTTTTGGTTTTGAAGATGGAAGAATGAGTGCTAGAATTTTTAACGGAACTCCTTTTACAGATGGCACGTATACATTTGTATGGAAAAATGAAAGAGGGGATGTACTCAATACAGCTATAAATACAGTCCTTTCTGGCGATCAGGGATATCAAACCCTACTGCATTCAGTTGGGGCAGGAGTGTATACTCTAGATGTATTTGATGCTAATTTTAACCCTGCTACTGATAAAAAAGGATGTTTTGTAACCAATATTCAGTTTAATTTACAGCAACCAGAGCCGTTAGAAGTTACTATAGAAGTTTTTAACCTTATTTCATGTCATATCGAAAATGAATATAGCGACGGAATTGATTTTATCGACCCTATTGGGATTGCAGATCAGTTTCAGGATGGAGCGTTAATAGCAACTGTAACAGGAGGTGTTCCTTTTGATAAAACTACTCTTGCTAAAGCTGGAGAGTGTAGAGAAAATTTTAGTTTGTATTGTTATCGTTGGAAAAAAAATGTAGGTGGAGTTTGGCAAGACATTGCTGATAATGATGAGATTATTGAGGGATTGAGTGTAGGCACTTATGCATTAAATGTTGAGGATGCAAATGGAATTGTTTTAGGAACTTATGAAGAGTATACAGATATTGATGGCTCTAGAGAATATAGACTAATTCAGGCTGTTGATAGTACAAAATATTTAGCACAACCTGATAAACTAGAAATTTCCTTTCAAAATACAGAAGTGACTTGTGCTAGCGGAGGTGATGCAACAGCAAAAGCTGTGGTTACAGGTGGAACAAAACCATATACATATCAATGGAGTAACGGAGAGACAACATCAACAATAAACAATCTCATAGCAGGTACTTATCTTGTTTTTGTAATAGACGCCAAAGGATGTGAGATTGAAGGTAGAATAAAAATTGATCAACCTAACGGGATTGAAATAACCCCGATATCAGTAATATCACCAACATGTTTTGGTGGGAATGATGGAAGCATACGTGTAGATGTCGAAGGAGGCAGCCCTCCTTATCGTTATCGTTGGAATACAGGTAGTACATCATCTACTAATATTACAAATTTATCTTCAGGGATCTATAGCATAGAAGTAACCGATAGTAAAGGGTGTAAAGCTATTTATGAAGAAATATTAAAAGATCCAGATCCTGTTGTTGTTCGCTTAGAGAATAAAAGAACTCTTTGTAAAGATCAATCATTTAATCTTGATATTACAATTGATGATCCTGGAGCGACGTATTCATGGTCAGGTGATAATGGGTTTACGAGTTCGAATAGTAAAGTAGAACTTAATCAATCAGGCAGATACATTGTGACTATTACAAATAGTATTGGATGTGTTGGAGTAGGAGAAATAGAGGTAGAAGTTACAAATATTCCAATAGATTCAGATTTTTTGATTACTACTCAGGCATATACTAATCAGGAGGTTATACTGGTCAATATTAGTGAGCCAATTGGGGAAACAATAGAATGGACAATCCCTGAAGGAGTAGAAGTAGTTTCTGAAACAGAGGATCAAATAGTTCTCGTATTCGATGAAGAAGGATCGTATGATGTTATTCTGAGGTCAACTCAAGGAGACTGTTA
The sequence above is a segment of the Aquimarina spinulae genome. Coding sequences within it:
- a CDS encoding T9SS type A sorting domain-containing protein, which gives rise to MNDVKKNETMTNVYKMPLTINYKSIMSMLVFVMMCAGIFAQAGDTTTEKTKIVVEEFIRGLGFDPRTDQISVFAVYEDPTKGYVIPDFGGKPATNGQQFIFWSKFFYYDVFKYPFNTAPNNPLQKDYISFGDFNEGVQKSISHNQSRVAPFNQYLQREYYFEHKVKEIRIHFNYRKKKNSSDRHEEVYSFPVGGVDPCQPQTINTGIVNGSLPVGRDINPQSINFRFRVIPLPGITRGGSGVNIAGFNDPMRVNATGPHHPNVYHWKYRIEGEGGSNIRPIANAFRQGDFANGNLGFVNKTNYLWIDIPTAPNRSIFDLRPSDFLGGLGNEDTFLDKTIIIGAFSRNGCDSHTVHHNFTSFRIVRSAPYFQIERNTPVTCKGGSDGEVSINFTPFKSGDQLNFTLHKKLASGIYDTGVAYSNITPTGTVSSMTFSNLPAGDYKFDNLIGKYIRGGVLQNFYTDGEFHTLEFTVREPDAVAFAREPADDKTDVWCFDGADGEILLTATGGVGGYQYLLRKESDTFGTNWISFASGTTHSITGLEIDTYYIKLRDRNGCISKDTLNNDLVKQVMIDKPDAPVDVEVELINEPRAFGFEDGRMSARIFNGTPFTDGTYTFVWKNERGDVLNTAINTVLSGDQGYQTLLHSVGAGVYTLDVFDANFNPATDKKGCFVTNIQFNLQQPEPLEVTIEVFNLISCHIENEYSDGIDFIDPIGIADQFQDGALIATVTGGVPFDKTTLAKAGECRENFSLYCYRWKKNVGGVWQDIADNDEIIEGLSVGTYALNVEDANGIVLGTYEEYTDIDGSREYRLIQAVDSTKYLAQPDKLEISFQNTEVTCASGGDATAKAVVTGGTKPYTYQWSNGETTSTINNLIAGTYLVFVIDAKGCEIEGRIKIDQPNGIEITPISVISPTCFGGNDGSIRVDVEGGSPPYRYRWNTGSTSSTNITNLSSGIYSIEVTDSKGCKAIYEEILKDPDPVVVRLENKRTLCKDQSFNLDITIDDPGATYSWSGDNGFTSSNSKVELNQSGRYIVTITNSIGCVGVGEIEVEVTNIPIDSDFLITTQAYTNQEVILVNISEPIGETIEWTIPEGVEVVSETEDQIVLVFDEEGSYDVILRSTQGDCYQDFTRTVLVQPTIVGPAVSNSENDFIEEFIVFPNPNGGNFQTKIGLTEESNVTLKIISLMSGAIVDQRVEGSNIDFLLDYSLALPTGVYLMLLETPRGSETRKLVFE